One Pseudomonas sp. FP1742 genomic window carries:
- a CDS encoding GNAT family N-acetyltransferase, with protein sequence MNKIHVRVADWQKDNAEIRRIRETVFIAEQSVPPELEWDADDATAVHFLAFEGDFPIGTARLLPDGHIGRVSVLKDWRGLKVGDALMQAVIGEAEKRGLKQQMLSAQVQATAFYERLGFSMVSEEFLEAGIPHVDMVRHST encoded by the coding sequence ATGAATAAAATTCACGTTCGTGTCGCAGACTGGCAAAAGGATAACGCCGAGATCCGGCGCATTCGTGAGACGGTGTTCATCGCCGAGCAATCCGTTCCGCCTGAGCTGGAATGGGATGCCGATGACGCCACAGCCGTGCATTTCCTGGCCTTCGAAGGCGACTTTCCGATCGGCACCGCCCGCCTGCTGCCCGACGGCCACATCGGCCGGGTGTCGGTGCTCAAGGACTGGCGCGGCTTGAAGGTTGGCGATGCGCTGATGCAAGCGGTGATCGGTGAAGCCGAGAAGCGTGGGCTGAAGCAGCAGATGCTGAGTGCACAGGTGCAGGCCACGGCGTTCTATGAGCGCCTGGGTTTCAGCATGGTCAGCGAGGAATTCCTGGAAGCCGGGATTCCGCATGTGGACATGGTGCGTCACTCGACTTGA
- a CDS encoding cupin domain-containing protein, with the protein MNPDIPLQLLGGITAREFLRDYWQKKPLLIRQAIPDFESPIDADELAGLALEEEVESRLVIEHGERPWELRRGPFAEDEFSKLPEREWTLLVQAVDQFVPEVAELLENFRFLPSWRVDDVMISFAAPGGSVGPHFDNYDVFLLQGHGKRNWKIGQMCDSESPLLQHADLRILADFEATDEWVLEPGDMLYLPPRLAHSGVAVDDCMTYSVGFRAPSAAEVLTHFTDFLSQFLSDEERYTDADALPAVDPHQIQHDALDRLKSLLAEHMSDERLLLTWFGQFMTEPRYPELVVGPEEIEEDDLLASLEQGAVLIRNPSARLAWSEVDDDLLLFASGQSRYLPGKLRELLKMICAADALHVDNLGDWLSDEDGRGLLCELIKQGSLGFADE; encoded by the coding sequence ATGAATCCTGACATTCCTCTTCAACTTCTGGGCGGCATCACGGCACGGGAATTCCTGCGCGACTACTGGCAGAAAAAACCGTTGCTGATCCGTCAGGCGATTCCTGATTTCGAAAGCCCGATCGATGCCGACGAACTGGCCGGCCTGGCGCTGGAAGAAGAAGTCGAATCGCGCCTGGTGATCGAGCACGGCGAGCGCCCCTGGGAATTGCGCCGAGGCCCGTTCGCCGAAGATGAATTCAGCAAGCTGCCGGAACGCGAATGGACCCTGCTGGTGCAAGCGGTCGACCAATTCGTGCCGGAAGTCGCCGAATTGCTGGAGAACTTCCGCTTCCTGCCGAGCTGGCGCGTCGACGACGTGATGATCAGCTTCGCCGCCCCAGGTGGCAGCGTCGGCCCGCACTTCGATAACTACGATGTGTTCCTGCTGCAAGGCCACGGCAAGCGCAACTGGAAAATCGGCCAGATGTGCGATTCCGAGAGCCCGCTGCTGCAACACGCCGACCTGCGCATCCTCGCCGATTTCGAAGCCACCGACGAATGGGTGCTGGAACCGGGCGACATGCTCTACCTGCCTCCGCGCCTGGCTCATTCTGGTGTGGCTGTCGATGATTGCATGACCTACTCGGTCGGCTTCCGCGCACCGAGCGCCGCTGAAGTGCTGACCCACTTCACCGACTTCCTCAGCCAGTTCCTGTCGGATGAAGAGCGTTACACCGACGCCGACGCCCTGCCGGCTGTCGATCCTCATCAGATCCAGCACGACGCCCTCGATCGCCTGAAAAGCCTGCTGGCCGAGCACATGAGCGACGAGCGTCTGCTGCTGACCTGGTTCGGCCAGTTCATGACCGAGCCGCGCTACCCGGAACTGGTGGTTGGCCCGGAAGAAATCGAAGAAGACGACCTGCTCGCCAGCCTCGAGCAAGGTGCGGTGCTGATCCGCAACCCGAGCGCGCGCCTGGCCTGGTCGGAGGTTGATGACGACCTGCTGCTGTTCGCCAGCGGCCAGAGCCGTTACCTGCCGGGCAAACTGCGTGAGCTGCTGAAAATGATCTGCGCCGCCGATGCCCTGCACGTCGACAATCTCGGCGACTGGCTCAGCGATGAAGACGGTCGCGGTCTGCTGTGTGAGCTGATCAAGCAGGGAAGCCTGGGGTTTGCCGATGAATAA
- the purB gene encoding adenylosuccinate lyase has product MQLSSLTAVSPVDGRYAGKTQALRPIFSEYGLIRARVLVEVRWLQRLAAHPAISEVPAFSAEANAVLNTLAENFSLEHAERVKEIERTTNHDVKAIEYLLKEQAAKLPELAKVSEFIHFACTSEDINNLSHALMLREGRDDVMLPLMRQTANAIRELAIRFAEVPMLSRTHGQPASPTTLGKELANVVYRLERQIAQVAAVPLLGKINGAVGNYNAHLSAYPEIDWEANARAFIEDELGLGFNPYTTQIEPHDYIAELFDAIARFNTILIDFDRDIWGYISLGYFKQRTIAGEIGSSTMPHKVNPIDFENSEGNLGIANALFQHLASKLPISRWQRDLTDSTVLRNLGVGFAHSVIAYEASLKGISKLELNEQKIAADLDACWEVLAEPIQTVMRRYNIENPYEKLKELTRGKGISPEALQTFIDGLDMPAAAKAELKLLTPANYIGNAVAQAKRI; this is encoded by the coding sequence ATGCAGCTCTCTTCGCTCACTGCGGTTTCCCCTGTTGACGGCCGCTACGCCGGCAAAACCCAGGCCCTGCGCCCAATTTTCAGCGAATACGGTCTGATCCGTGCTCGCGTTCTGGTTGAAGTGCGCTGGCTCCAGCGCCTGGCCGCTCACCCTGCCATCAGCGAAGTGCCGGCGTTCTCCGCCGAAGCCAACGCGGTGTTGAACACCCTGGCGGAAAACTTCTCCCTGGAGCACGCCGAACGCGTCAAAGAGATCGAGCGCACCACCAACCACGACGTCAAAGCCATTGAGTACCTGCTCAAAGAGCAGGCGGCCAAGCTGCCGGAACTGGCCAAGGTCAGCGAATTCATCCACTTTGCCTGCACCAGCGAGGACATCAACAACCTGTCCCACGCCCTGATGCTGCGCGAAGGCCGTGATGACGTGATGCTGCCGCTGATGCGCCAGACCGCCAACGCCATCCGCGAACTGGCCATCCGCTTCGCTGAAGTGCCGATGCTGTCGCGCACCCACGGCCAACCGGCGTCGCCGACCACCCTGGGCAAAGAGCTGGCGAACGTGGTTTACCGTCTGGAGCGTCAAATCGCTCAAGTCGCCGCCGTTCCGCTGCTGGGCAAGATCAACGGCGCTGTCGGCAACTACAACGCTCACCTGTCGGCCTACCCTGAGATCGACTGGGAAGCCAACGCCCGCGCCTTCATCGAAGACGAGCTGGGCCTGGGCTTCAACCCGTACACCACGCAGATCGAACCGCACGACTACATCGCCGAGCTGTTCGACGCAATCGCGCGCTTCAACACCATCCTGATCGACTTCGACCGCGACATCTGGGGCTACATCTCCCTGGGCTATTTCAAACAGCGCACCATCGCTGGCGAAATCGGTTCGTCGACCATGCCGCACAAGGTCAACCCGATCGACTTCGAAAACTCCGAAGGCAACCTGGGGATCGCCAACGCACTGTTCCAGCACCTGGCGAGCAAACTGCCAATCTCCCGCTGGCAGCGTGACCTGACCGACTCCACCGTGCTGCGCAACCTCGGTGTCGGCTTCGCCCACAGCGTGATCGCCTACGAAGCCAGCCTCAAGGGCATCAGCAAACTGGAGCTCAACGAGCAAAAGATCGCCGCTGACCTGGACGCGTGCTGGGAAGTATTGGCCGAGCCGATCCAGACCGTGATGCGTCGCTACAACATCGAGAACCCGTACGAGAAACTCAAAGAGTTGACTCGCGGCAAGGGCATCAGCCCTGAAGCATTGCAAACCTTCATCGACGGCCTGGACATGCCAGCCGCCGCCAAGGCTGAGCTGAAACTGCTGACCCCGGCCAACTACATCGGCAACGCTGTAGCACAAGCCAAACGCATCTGA
- the hflD gene encoding high frequency lysogenization protein HflD, protein MSPTQEQLTALGGVFLAAVLVDKIAKTGQTNEAGLACMLGSLLIRDPKDTLEVYGGDDINLRDGYRALIGALERDPSTLQREPLRYALAMLGLERQLAKRNDMLDAIGKRLPQIQSQVEHFGPAHENVIAACGALYQDTLSTLRQRIQVHGDMRNLQQPSNASKIRALLLAGIRSARLWRQLGGHRWQLVISRRKLLKELYPLMRSS, encoded by the coding sequence ATGAGCCCGACTCAGGAGCAACTGACGGCCCTGGGTGGCGTGTTTCTCGCCGCCGTGCTGGTCGACAAGATCGCCAAGACCGGCCAGACCAACGAAGCCGGCCTGGCTTGCATGCTCGGCAGCCTGCTGATTCGCGACCCCAAGGACACGCTGGAAGTCTATGGCGGTGACGACATCAACCTGCGTGACGGTTACCGCGCACTGATCGGTGCCCTGGAGCGCGACCCCAGCACTCTTCAGCGCGAACCGCTGCGCTATGCCCTGGCGATGCTGGGGCTGGAGCGTCAGTTGGCCAAGCGCAACGACATGCTGGACGCGATCGGCAAGCGTCTGCCGCAGATTCAGTCCCAGGTCGAGCATTTCGGCCCGGCCCACGAAAACGTGATCGCCGCCTGCGGTGCGTTGTACCAGGACACCCTGAGCACCTTGCGCCAACGGATTCAGGTCCACGGCGACATGCGCAACCTGCAGCAACCGAGCAATGCTTCGAAAATCCGCGCGCTGTTGCTGGCCGGGATTCGTTCAGCCCGCCTGTGGCGGCAGTTGGGCGGTCATCGCTGGCAGCTGGTGATCAGCCGTCGCAAATTGCTTAAAGAGCTTTATCCGCTGATGCGCAGCAGCTGA
- the mnmA gene encoding tRNA 2-thiouridine(34) synthase MnmA, translated as MRDPAPSATQKKRVIVGMSGGVDSSVSALLLIEQGYEVEGLFMKNWEEDDGTEYCTAMDDLADAQAVCDKIGIKLHTANFAAEYWDNVFEHFLAEYKAGRTPNPDILCNREIKFKAFLDYAMMLGADLIATGHYVRRRDIDGRTELLKGLDPNKDQSYFLHAVGGEQIAKTLFPVGELEKPQVRAIAEKHDLATAKKKDSTGICFIGERRFSDFLKQYLPAQPGEIKTTEGEVIGRHHGLMYHTIGQRQGLGIGGLKDASDEPWYVLIKDLEHNELIVGQGNDHPWLFSRALLASDIYWVNPIDLTEPRKLTAKVRYRQSDQPCTLEKTATGYRATFDDPQRAVTPGQSVVFYDGEICLGGGVIEVAEPWTSKDQRS; from the coding sequence ATGCGTGATCCAGCCCCTTCTGCCACACAAAAGAAGCGCGTCATTGTCGGTATGTCCGGCGGCGTGGACTCTTCCGTTTCCGCTCTCCTGCTGATCGAGCAAGGCTATGAGGTGGAAGGCCTGTTCATGAAGAACTGGGAAGAAGACGATGGAACGGAATACTGCACCGCCATGGACGACCTGGCGGATGCTCAGGCCGTGTGCGACAAGATTGGCATCAAGCTGCACACCGCCAACTTCGCCGCCGAGTACTGGGACAACGTGTTCGAGCACTTCCTGGCCGAATACAAGGCCGGCCGCACGCCGAACCCGGACATCCTGTGCAACCGCGAGATCAAGTTCAAGGCGTTCCTCGATTACGCCATGATGCTCGGCGCCGACCTGATCGCCACCGGCCACTACGTGCGCCGCCGCGACATCGATGGTCGCACCGAATTGCTCAAAGGCCTGGACCCGAACAAGGATCAGAGCTACTTCCTGCACGCCGTCGGCGGCGAACAGATCGCCAAGACCCTGTTCCCGGTCGGCGAGCTGGAAAAACCGCAAGTGCGCGCGATTGCCGAGAAACACGACCTGGCCACCGCGAAGAAAAAGGATTCCACCGGGATCTGCTTTATCGGCGAGCGCCGCTTCAGCGATTTCCTCAAGCAATACCTGCCGGCGCAACCTGGCGAAATCAAAACCACCGAAGGCGAAGTCATCGGCCGTCATCATGGCTTGATGTACCACACCATCGGCCAGCGCCAGGGCCTGGGCATCGGCGGCTTGAAAGACGCCAGCGACGAGCCCTGGTACGTGCTGATCAAAGACCTGGAGCACAACGAACTGATCGTCGGCCAGGGCAATGACCATCCGTGGTTGTTCTCCCGCGCCCTGCTCGCCTCGGACATCTATTGGGTCAACCCGATCGATTTGACCGAACCGCGCAAACTGACCGCCAAAGTCCGTTATCGCCAGAGCGACCAACCATGCACACTGGAAAAAACCGCCACCGGCTATCGCGCGACCTTCGATGACCCGCAACGCGCAGTCACCCCGGGCCAATCCGTGGTGTTCTACGACGGTGAAATCTGCCTCGGCGGCGGTGTGATCGAAGTGGCCGAGCCCTGGACCAGCAAGGACCAGCGTTCATGA
- a CDS encoding NUDIX hydrolase codes for MDWLPHITVATIVEENGRFLMVEESKHGRTVLNQPAGHLDPDETLTEAAIRETLEETGWDVEPTGVVGIYLYTAPSNGVTYQRVCFTAKAIKHHPDYQLDDGIVGTKWLTRDELLQQRANWRSELIIRCIDDYLDGKHFSLELIRPSL; via the coding sequence ATGGATTGGCTGCCCCACATCACCGTCGCCACCATCGTCGAAGAAAACGGCCGTTTCCTGATGGTCGAAGAATCCAAGCACGGACGAACGGTGCTCAACCAGCCCGCCGGCCATCTGGACCCGGACGAAACGCTGACCGAAGCCGCCATACGCGAAACCCTCGAAGAAACCGGCTGGGACGTCGAGCCGACCGGCGTCGTGGGTATTTATCTCTACACCGCCCCCAGCAACGGCGTGACCTATCAGCGGGTCTGCTTTACCGCAAAAGCGATCAAACACCACCCCGATTATCAATTGGATGACGGTATTGTCGGCACAAAGTGGCTGACGCGTGACGAACTGCTGCAACAGCGCGCAAACTGGCGCAGTGAGCTGATCATCCGCTGTATCGATGATTATCTGGACGGCAAACACTTCAGCCTCGAGCTGATCCGCCCTTCTCTTTAG
- a CDS encoding NADP-dependent isocitrate dehydrogenase, with translation MPTRSKIIYTFTDEAPALATYSLLPIVEAFTASADIAVETRDISLAGRILASFPEQLGDKAVADHLAELGDLAVTPEANIIKLPNISASVPQLQAAIKELQAQGYALPDYPETVTSDADKEAKARYDKIKGSAVNPVLREGNSDRRAPLSVKNYARKHPHKMGAWAKDSKSHVAHMSTGDFYGSEKAALIDAADAVKIELIAQDGTTTVLKEKTTVQAGEILDCAVMSKNALRSFIAAEIEDAKAKGVLLSVHLKATMMKVSDPIMFGQIVAEFYKDALAKHADVLAQIGFNLNNGIGDLYARIKALPGDQQAQIEADIQAVYAARPSLAMVNSDKGITNLHVPSDVIVDASMPAMIRDSGKMWGTDGQLHDTKAVIPDRCYATIYQAVIEDCKANGAFDPTTMGSVPNVGLMAKKAEEYGSHDKTFQIKANGVVRVSDSAGRTLLEQSVEAGDIFRMCQTKDAPIQDWVKLAVNRARASATPAIFWLDPMRAHDGVVIEKVQAYLKDHDTSGLDIRIMSPVDAMKFTLDRTRAGKDTISVTGNVLRDYLTDLFPIMELGTSAKMLSIVPLMNGGGLFETGAGGSAPKHVQQLLEENFLRWDSLGEFLALAASLEHLGVTYNNPKALVLAKTLDQATGQFLDNNKSPSRKVGNIDNRGSHFYLALYWAQALAAQTEDAALQAQFGELAKTLTANEATIVAELNAVQGKPVDIGGYYHANAELISKAMRPSATFNAAIAALV, from the coding sequence ATGCCCACCCGCTCGAAGATCATCTATACCTTCACCGACGAAGCCCCAGCCCTCGCCACCTATTCACTGTTGCCTATCGTAGAGGCCTTCACCGCCTCGGCTGATATCGCCGTTGAAACCCGCGATATCTCTCTTGCAGGGCGCATTCTGGCCAGCTTCCCCGAGCAATTGGGTGACAAAGCGGTAGCCGACCACCTCGCCGAACTGGGCGACCTGGCCGTTACACCTGAAGCCAACATCATCAAATTGCCGAACATCAGCGCTTCGGTTCCGCAACTGCAGGCCGCGATCAAAGAGCTGCAAGCCCAGGGCTACGCACTGCCGGATTACCCGGAAACCGTGACCAGCGACGCCGACAAAGAAGCCAAGGCCCGCTACGACAAGATCAAGGGCAGCGCCGTGAACCCGGTTCTGCGCGAAGGCAACTCCGATCGTCGCGCACCGCTGTCGGTCAAGAACTATGCACGCAAGCACCCGCACAAAATGGGCGCCTGGGCCAAGGACTCCAAGTCCCACGTCGCCCACATGAGCACCGGCGATTTCTACGGCAGCGAAAAAGCTGCCCTGATCGACGCCGCTGACGCCGTCAAAATCGAACTGATCGCTCAAGACGGCACCACCACCGTCCTGAAAGAAAAAACCACCGTACAAGCCGGTGAGATCCTCGATTGCGCGGTCATGAGCAAAAACGCGCTGCGCAGCTTCATCGCAGCAGAGATCGAAGACGCCAAGGCAAAAGGCGTGCTGCTGTCGGTTCACCTCAAAGCCACCATGATGAAGGTCTCCGACCCGATCATGTTCGGCCAGATCGTTGCCGAGTTCTATAAAGACGCACTGGCCAAGCACGCTGACGTGCTGGCGCAGATCGGCTTCAACCTGAACAACGGCATCGGCGACCTGTACGCTCGCATCAAGGCCTTGCCTGGCGATCAACAAGCGCAGATCGAAGCGGACATCCAGGCGGTCTACGCCGCTCGTCCGTCGTTGGCCATGGTCAACTCCGACAAAGGCATCACCAACCTGCACGTGCCGAGCGACGTCATCGTCGACGCCTCGATGCCGGCGATGATCCGTGACTCCGGCAAAATGTGGGGCACCGACGGCCAGCTGCACGACACCAAGGCGGTGATCCCGGACCGCTGCTACGCCACCATCTACCAGGCGGTGATCGAAGACTGCAAGGCAAACGGCGCCTTCGATCCGACCACCATGGGCAGCGTGCCGAACGTCGGCCTGATGGCGAAGAAAGCCGAAGAGTACGGTTCCCACGACAAGACCTTCCAGATCAAGGCCAACGGCGTGGTTCGGGTTTCCGACAGCGCCGGTCGCACCCTGCTGGAACAGTCGGTTGAAGCCGGCGACATCTTCCGCATGTGCCAGACCAAAGACGCACCGATCCAGGACTGGGTCAAACTGGCCGTCAACCGTGCTCGTGCAAGCGCCACCCCTGCGATTTTCTGGCTGGACCCAATGCGTGCCCACGACGGCGTGGTGATCGAGAAAGTCCAGGCCTACCTGAAGGATCACGACACTTCCGGCCTGGACATCCGCATCATGTCGCCAGTCGACGCGATGAAGTTCACCCTGGACCGCACTCGCGCAGGCAAGGACACCATTTCGGTGACCGGCAACGTATTGCGCGACTACCTGACTGACCTGTTCCCGATCATGGAACTGGGCACCAGCGCCAAGATGCTGTCGATCGTTCCGCTGATGAACGGCGGTGGCCTGTTCGAAACCGGCGCTGGCGGCTCGGCACCGAAGCACGTTCAGCAGCTGCTGGAAGAAAACTTCCTGCGCTGGGATTCCCTGGGCGAGTTCCTGGCCCTGGCCGCCTCTCTCGAGCACCTGGGTGTGACGTACAACAACCCTAAAGCGCTGGTATTGGCCAAGACCCTGGATCAGGCCACCGGCCAGTTCCTGGACAACAACAAGTCGCCATCGCGCAAAGTCGGCAACATCGACAACCGCGGCAGCCACTTCTACCTGGCGCTGTACTGGGCTCAAGCCCTGGCCGCCCAGACCGAAGACGCTGCACTGCAAGCGCAGTTCGGCGAGCTGGCCAAAACCCTGACAGCGAACGAAGCAACCATCGTTGCCGAGCTCAATGCCGTTCAGGGCAAGCCAGTGGACATCGGCGGTTACTACCACGCCAATGCCGAACTGATCAGCAAGGCCATGCGCCCGAGCGCAACCTTCAACGCCGCGATCGCTGCGCTGGTTTAA
- the icd gene encoding NADP-dependent isocitrate dehydrogenase: MGYKKIQVPAVGEKITVNADHSLNVPNNPIIPFIEGDGIGVDISPVMIKVVDAAVKKAYGGERKISWMEVYAGEKATQVYDQDTWLPQETLDAVKDYVVSIKGPLTTPVGGGIRSLNVALRQQLDLYVCLRPVRWFEGVPSPVKKPGDVDMTIFRENSEDIYAGIEWKAGSPEATKVIKFLKEEMGVTKIRFDQNCGIGIKPVSLEGTKRLARKALQYVVDNDRDSLTIVHKGNIMKFTEGAFKEWAYEVAAEEFGATLLDGGPWMQFKNPKTGKNVIVKDAIADAMLQQILLRPAEYDVIATLNLNGDYLSDALAAEVGGIGIAPGANLSDTVAMFEATHGTAPKYAGKDQVNPGSLILSAEMMLRHMGWTEAADLIIKGTNGAISAKTVTYDFERLMDGAKLVSSSGFGDALISHM, translated from the coding sequence ATGGGATACAAGAAGATTCAGGTTCCAGCCGTCGGCGAAAAAATCACCGTCAACGCGGACCATTCTCTCAATGTTCCTAACAACCCGATCATTCCCTTCATCGAAGGCGATGGTATTGGCGTTGATATCAGCCCGGTCATGATCAAGGTTGTCGATGCTGCTGTTAAGAAGGCTTACGGCGGCGAGCGCAAAATTTCCTGGATGGAAGTCTACGCCGGGGAGAAAGCGACTCAGGTTTACGATCAGGACACCTGGCTGCCTCAGGAAACCCTGGACGCGGTCAAGGATTACGTGGTTTCCATCAAGGGCCCTCTGACCACCCCGGTTGGCGGTGGCATCCGTTCCCTGAACGTGGCCCTGCGTCAGCAACTCGACCTGTATGTGTGCCTGCGCCCGGTGCGCTGGTTCGAAGGCGTGCCGAGCCCGGTCAAGAAGCCAGGCGACGTCGACATGACCATCTTCCGCGAAAACTCGGAAGACATTTATGCCGGTATCGAATGGAAAGCCGGTTCGCCGGAAGCGACCAAGGTCATCAAGTTCCTTAAAGAAGAAATGGGCGTCACCAAGATCCGTTTCGACCAAAACTGCGGTATCGGTATCAAGCCGGTGTCCCTGGAAGGCACCAAGCGTCTGGCGCGCAAAGCTCTGCAATATGTAGTCGACAATGACCGCGACTCGCTGACCATCGTGCACAAAGGCAACATCATGAAGTTCACCGAGGGTGCCTTCAAGGAATGGGCCTACGAAGTGGCCGCTGAAGAATTCGGCGCGACCCTGCTCGACGGCGGTCCGTGGATGCAGTTCAAGAACCCGAAAACCGGCAAGAACGTCATCGTCAAGGACGCCATCGCCGACGCCATGCTCCAGCAGATCCTGCTGCGCCCGGCCGAGTACGATGTGATCGCGACCCTGAACCTCAACGGCGACTATCTCTCCGACGCCCTGGCGGCGGAAGTGGGCGGTATCGGTATCGCGCCGGGTGCGAACCTGTCCGACACCGTGGCCATGTTCGAAGCCACCCACGGCACCGCACCGAAATACGCCGGCAAGGACCAGGTCAACCCGGGTTCGCTCATCCTGTCCGCAGAGATGATGCTGCGTCACATGGGCTGGACCGAAGCGGCGGATCTGATCATCAAGGGCACCAACGGCGCGATTTCCGCTAAAACCGTGACCTATGACTTCGAACGCCTGATGGATGGCGCGAAGCTGGTATCGTCTTCCGGGTTTGGCGATGCGCTCATCTCGCATATGTAA
- a CDS encoding cold shock domain-containing protein, translating to MAVGKVKWFNNAKGFGFINTEAREGRDEDGKDIDFFAHYSAIDMDGYKTLKAGQIVSFEIVQGPKGLHAVKITPATFPNGQTAPSIKPETVSS from the coding sequence ATGGCTGTCGGTAAGGTGAAATGGTTCAACAATGCCAAGGGGTTCGGTTTCATTAATACCGAGGCCAGAGAAGGTCGCGACGAGGATGGCAAGGATATCGATTTCTTTGCCCACTACTCAGCCATTGATATGGATGGATACAAGACCCTCAAGGCAGGGCAAATCGTTAGTTTCGAGATCGTTCAGGGCCCCAAAGGGTTGCATGCTGTAAAGATCACACCTGCCACCTTCCCGAACGGACAGACCGCACCTTCCATCAAGCCAGAAACAGTGTCGAGCTGA
- the clpS gene encoding ATP-dependent Clp protease adapter ClpS, with product MHAISQIRLTFNQDRPDLHDDDSAGIAVQEAKPALQAPPMYKVVLFNDDYTPMDFVVEVLEVFFNLNRELATKVMLAVHTEGRAVCGVFTRDIAETKAMQVNQYARESQHPLLCEIEKDG from the coding sequence ATGCATGCAATCAGCCAGATTCGACTAACATTCAATCAGGATCGCCCTGATTTACACGACGACGATTCCGCAGGCATTGCTGTTCAGGAGGCTAAGCCTGCTTTACAGGCGCCGCCTATGTACAAGGTGGTTTTGTTCAACGATGACTACACACCGATGGATTTCGTCGTCGAAGTGCTCGAGGTGTTTTTTAACCTGAATCGCGAGCTGGCGACCAAGGTCATGCTGGCCGTTCATACAGAAGGACGGGCAGTATGTGGAGTGTTTACCCGCGACATCGCCGAGACCAAGGCCATGCAGGTCAACCAGTACGCCAGGGAAAGCCAGCATCCGCTACTCTGTGAAATCGAGAAGGACGGTTAA